One genomic segment of Gemmatimonadota bacterium includes these proteins:
- a CDS encoding SRPBCC domain-containing protein — protein MAQTRHRFFSRETDVRIEIEASADAVWSVLIDGAAYPTWTSTVRSIDGVIAAGQRIKLVSSLDPKRTFSLTVRECEAPRRLVWGDAMGRRTYELRPGGTGTTFTMHERIGGPLFPLFARMIPSFDESFDRFAQDLKRRAESR, from the coding sequence ATGGCCCAGACACGACATCGGTTCTTCTCCCGCGAGACGGACGTCCGGATCGAGATCGAGGCGAGCGCCGATGCGGTGTGGTCCGTCCTCATCGACGGCGCCGCCTATCCCACTTGGACGTCCACCGTGCGGTCGATCGATGGGGTGATCGCCGCCGGTCAGCGGATCAAGCTCGTCTCGTCGCTCGACCCCAAGCGCACCTTCTCATTGACGGTGCGCGAGTGCGAGGCCCCGCGTCGACTCGTCTGGGGCGACGCGATGGGGCGCCGGACGTACGAGTTGCGGCCAGGTGGCACCGGGACCACGTTCACGATGCACGAACGGATCGGCGGACCGCTCTTCCCGCTGTTCGCGCGGATGATCCCGTCGTTCGACGAGTCGTTCGACCGCTTCGCGCAGGATCTCAAGCGGCGCGCCGAGTCACGCTGA
- a CDS encoding AraC family transcriptional regulator, with amino-acid sequence MYQLRRPDPRLAPFIEHYWFVRASPAQPYALTVDVFVDARADLVLNHGVPYMRTVHGEPEVTIAHSNLDAQRLRPIRIAQRGQVVLAGVRFHVGGLAPFVRRSLHEWTDRVVPVEEAFDGDLDGSLRDHDADEQARRFDAYFLERLRLTAATEDFLEMKARIEAGATRMDQLPIPLRRLDRLFRAGLGITPKALVRIVRFQRALTRLRHDPGCTLGQVAAEFGYSDHAHFVREHRRFAGVTPGQQVGYFPAGAPTDFSPNLVRFVQDSPPS; translated from the coding sequence ATGTACCAACTCCGCCGCCCCGATCCGCGCCTGGCGCCGTTCATCGAGCACTACTGGTTCGTGCGCGCGAGTCCCGCACAGCCGTACGCACTCACGGTGGACGTCTTCGTCGACGCCCGGGCCGACCTGGTGCTCAACCATGGCGTCCCGTACATGCGCACCGTGCACGGGGAGCCCGAGGTGACCATCGCGCACTCCAACCTCGACGCCCAGCGCCTGCGACCGATCCGCATCGCGCAGCGGGGCCAGGTGGTGCTCGCGGGCGTGCGCTTCCATGTCGGCGGTCTCGCGCCCTTCGTGCGCCGATCGCTGCACGAGTGGACCGACCGCGTGGTGCCGGTGGAGGAGGCCTTCGACGGCGATCTCGACGGCTCGCTTCGCGACCACGACGCGGACGAACAGGCGCGACGGTTCGACGCCTACTTCCTCGAGCGGCTTCGGCTCACCGCCGCGACCGAGGACTTCCTCGAGATGAAGGCACGCATCGAAGCCGGCGCGACGCGGATGGACCAGCTGCCGATCCCGCTGCGCCGTCTCGATCGACTCTTCCGCGCCGGCCTCGGCATCACGCCCAAGGCGTTGGTGCGGATCGTGCGCTTCCAGCGCGCGCTCACGCGACTCCGGCACGACCCGGGATGCACGCTGGGACAGGTCGCTGCCGAGTTCGGCTACTCCGACCATGCGCACTTCGTGCGCGAGCATCGGCGCTTCGCCGGTGTCACACCCGGACAGCAGGTGGGCTACTTCCCCGCCGGCGCGCCGACGGATTTCAGCCCCAACCTTGTCCGATTCGTTCAAGATTCCCCCCCGTCCTGA